One Leifsonia shinshuensis DNA window includes the following coding sequences:
- a CDS encoding cation:proton antiporter: MHLGEDLIILGILLLVAYVLGRLGKLVGLPAIPIYMLVGLLASPHTGWFPLDFESNYIELIAIFGLILLLFNLGLEFDQDEFFGNFGKLVISGGSYILINMGVGLAFGFWVGWGTREALIIAGMTATSSSAIVTKLLIELRRLPNTETPMILGVTVVEDIFIAIYLAIVSVVLSGETDFWPVVGKLTVAFLFLVVMFTLARFGGRYVSRLFRTKDDELFTILFFGLAVLFAGIGEILGVTDAIGAFLIGLVLGATKYRNKIEHIAIPLRDVFAAFFFLNFGLELDPAKFPAVLGPVLIAVAMTIVLNILAGQFVAWLNGFGAQAGINTAVILQNRGEFALILATLSLGAGLDARIVPFAGLYVLIMAVIGPVLAANSEKIGGMILRSGSSKRRDRRKKRDPMLDEEIALVEAATADLDSDTRRDDTRADDTRQAVDRIVEQAMQQQDTTVERKRD, encoded by the coding sequence ATGCATCTCGGAGAAGACCTCATCATCCTCGGCATCCTGCTGCTCGTCGCGTACGTGCTCGGACGCCTCGGCAAGCTGGTGGGGCTCCCCGCGATCCCCATCTACATGCTCGTCGGCCTGCTGGCGAGCCCGCACACCGGCTGGTTCCCGCTCGACTTCGAGAGCAACTACATCGAGCTCATCGCGATCTTCGGGCTCATCCTGCTGCTGTTCAACCTGGGCCTGGAGTTCGACCAGGACGAGTTCTTCGGCAACTTCGGCAAGCTGGTCATCTCCGGCGGCTCCTACATCCTCATCAACATGGGGGTCGGCCTCGCGTTCGGCTTCTGGGTCGGCTGGGGGACGCGGGAGGCGCTGATCATCGCCGGGATGACGGCCACGTCGTCGTCCGCGATCGTGACCAAGCTGCTCATCGAGCTGCGCCGCCTGCCGAACACCGAGACGCCGATGATCCTCGGCGTGACGGTCGTGGAGGACATCTTCATCGCGATCTACCTCGCGATCGTCTCCGTCGTGCTGAGCGGGGAGACCGACTTCTGGCCGGTGGTCGGCAAGCTGACGGTCGCCTTCCTGTTCCTGGTCGTGATGTTCACGCTGGCCCGGTTCGGCGGGAGGTACGTCTCCCGGCTGTTCCGGACGAAGGACGACGAGCTGTTCACGATCCTGTTCTTCGGGCTCGCGGTGCTGTTCGCCGGGATCGGCGAGATCCTCGGCGTCACGGACGCGATCGGCGCGTTCCTGATCGGGCTCGTGCTGGGCGCGACGAAGTACCGGAACAAGATCGAGCACATCGCCATCCCGTTGCGGGACGTGTTCGCGGCGTTCTTCTTCCTCAACTTCGGGCTGGAGCTCGATCCGGCGAAGTTCCCCGCGGTGCTCGGCCCGGTGCTCATCGCCGTCGCCATGACGATCGTGCTCAACATCCTCGCCGGGCAGTTCGTCGCGTGGCTGAACGGCTTCGGAGCACAGGCCGGCATCAACACCGCGGTCATCCTGCAGAACCGCGGCGAGTTCGCGCTCATCCTCGCGACGCTGTCACTCGGCGCGGGACTGGACGCGCGCATCGTGCCGTTCGCCGGCCTCTACGTGCTGATCATGGCCGTGATCGGGCCCGTCCTCGCAGCGAACTCCGAGAAGATCGGTGGGATGATTCTCCGGTCCGGATCGTCCAAGCGGCGCGACCGGCGGAAGAAGCGCGATCCCATGCTCGACGAGGAGATCGCACTCGTCGAGGCGGCCACCGCCGACCTC